The following are encoded in a window of Sminthopsis crassicaudata isolate SCR6 chromosome 3, ASM4859323v1, whole genome shotgun sequence genomic DNA:
- the LOC141562165 gene encoding transcription factor 15-like, with amino-acid sequence MRSQSEERESSSSSSSSSDSSSSNNRSKRTRESPNLEKFQRVQGKKKRKGVRVVGLSQQRQAANARERDRTHSVNSAFTALRTLIPTEPADRKLSKIETLRLAASYISHLANVLLFPPESLGGRQAHPPLHYLPCLRDSEGGAGGRSVGAPRPICTFCLSHQRRVVRMAPHFS; translated from the coding sequence ATGAGGTCCCAGTCGGAAGAGCgggagagcagcagcagcagcagcagcagcagcgacagcagcagtagcaataaCAGAAGTAAGAGGACGCGGGAGTCCCCAAACCTCGAGAAGTTCCAGCGCGTCCAGGGCAAGAAGAAGCGCAAAGGGGTCCGTGTGGTCGGCTTGAGTCAGCAGAGGCAGGCGGCCAACGCCCGGGAGAGAGACCGCACTCACAGCGTCAACAGTGCTTTCACTGCACTCCGTACCCTCATCCCCACAGAACCCGCGGATCGCAAGCTCTCTAAAATCGAGACTCTGCGCCTGGCAGCCAGCTACATCTCCCATCTGGCAAATGTGCTTTTGTTCCCACCCGAATCGCTCGGCGGTCGCCAGGCCCACCCGCCACTGCACTATCTGCCCTGTCTGCGGGACAGCGAAGGGGGTGCTGGTGGCAGAAGCGTAGGAGCCCCGCGGCCCATCTGCACCTTCTGCCTCAGTCACCAGAGGAGGGTGGTAAGGATGGCCCCTCACTTTTCCTGA